One window from the genome of Candidatus Methanomethylicota archaeon encodes:
- a CDS encoding DUF86 domain-containing protein: MVNGTEVGGRELIDRLRDALEKDENILLAYLFGSRATGKASSISDFDVAVLLKDNSLIGIGRVLFSVSKSLGVNEDAVDILDLSKAPLRLKVKVLKEGVKLVDRGYEEAIVQEVNKNFPEIALEIQKELHWWISNPRGIDIELIKEFLDYLAQVHRHLESFLNKRRVEELSSNAEAWYALKSMVQDIIQVMIDICAHIVGAKQLGVVSAYREYIEKLVGYGLMKPALGERIETMIILRNRLIHRYLTVKPEELWSWAMKISSEIIPEFEEWVLEIITSKV, translated from the coding sequence GTGGTGAATGGCACGGAGGTCGGAGGGAGGGAGCTTATTGATAGATTAAGGGATGCGCTGGAGAAGGATGAAAACATCCTCCTTGCCTACTTATTTGGGTCTAGGGCGACTGGGAAGGCTTCTTCAATCAGCGACTTCGATGTAGCCGTCCTCCTTAAGGACAACAGCTTGATAGGGATAGGGCGGGTATTGTTCAGCGTTTCGAAATCTTTAGGGGTCAATGAAGATGCGGTAGACATACTTGACCTCTCTAAGGCTCCTCTGCGCTTGAAGGTGAAGGTCTTGAAGGAAGGGGTGAAGCTTGTAGATAGAGGTTACGAGGAAGCAATTGTTCAGGAGGTTAACAAAAATTTCCCAGAAATAGCATTGGAAATTCAGAAGGAGCTACACTGGTGGATTAGTAACCCAAGAGGAATCGACATAGAGCTCATTAAAGAGTTTCTGGACTACCTAGCTCAAGTTCATAGACACCTAGAATCATTCCTAAATAAACGCAGGGTTGAAGAATTGTCAAGTAATGCTGAGGCTTGGTATGCCCTAAAAAGCATGGTTCAAGACATCATACAGGTAATGATAGATATATGCGCACACATAGTCGGCGCAAAGCAGCTGGGCGTCGTAAGCGCCTATAGAGAGTATATAGAGAAGCTTGTAGGATACGGGCTGATGAAGCCAGCTTTAGGAGAAAGAATTGAGACGATGATCATTCTAAGGAACAGGCTCATACATAGGTACTTAACGGTTAAACCAGAGGAGCTATGGAGCTGGGCTATGAAAATTTCCTCAGAAATCATTCCGGAATTCGAGGAGTGGGTGCTTGAAATAATTACTAGTAAAGTTTAA
- a CDS encoding retroviral-like aspartic protease family protein has protein sequence MGHIWVEAVIRNPFTGGSASVKALVDTGATDTVIPRKIAEELQLPVTGKSVVLTARGPVELDECIGVMEIMGRKRAVPMLISSELNFALIGVTTLEWLRLEVDPTTGKLKESVAFLF, from the coding sequence GTGGGACATATCTGGGTTGAGGCTGTTATTAGGAATCCGTTTACAGGTGGAAGTGCATCTGTTAAAGCTCTTGTTGATACAGGGGCTACAGACACTGTAATCCCTAGGAAAATTGCTGAAGAGCTTCAGCTACCTGTGACTGGTAAAAGTGTTGTGCTAACAGCTAGAGGTCCTGTGGAGCTTGATGAGTGTATAGGGGTTATGGAGATTATGGGTAGGAAAAGGGCTGTGCCCATGCTGATATCGAGTGAATTAAACTTTGCGCTTATAGGTGTTACGACACTTGAATGGCTTCGCTTGGAAGTGGACCCTACTACAGGTAAGCTTAAGGAAAGTGTAGCATTTCTATTCTAA
- a CDS encoding class I SAM-dependent methyltransferase, producing the protein MIQYYSRGAEDLFAQEVKRILGGGRVDFIFIDGDHTYEGVKRDFEMHSPLMRNCEGDFHK; encoded by the coding sequence ATGATACAATATTATTCAAGAGGGGCAGAAGATCTATTTGCTCAGGAGGTTAAGAGGATTTTGGGTGGTGGAAGGGTGGACTTCATATTCATAGATGGAGACCATACGTATGAAGGTGTTAAGAGGGATTTTGAGATGCACTCTCCTCTGATGAGAAATTGTGAGGGTGATTTTCACAAGTAG
- a CDS encoding DUF3782 domain-containing protein: protein MIELEKLKAEVFRLLREDEEFRYAVAGLIGLGEIIKRLEAHDEKFIEILKRLDRHDEKFIEILKRLDSHDKKFIEMLKRLDAHDAKFVEIFKRLEAHDEKFAEIFKRLDTHDEKFVEILKRLEVHDEKFIEILKRLDRHEDEIAELRKDMDKGFELMHRHISALGARWGMMAEDAFREGLRGLLEKEFGLKVERWRGYDENGFVFGYPSNVEVDVAVKDEKIILIEISSHIRASDVFQFKRKAELYQMKTGRKPDRLLIVTLYADEKALEASKMLGIEVYTNI from the coding sequence TTGATTGAATTGGAAAAGCTTAAGGCTGAAGTGTTCAGGCTACTGAGGGAGGATGAGGAGTTTAGGTATGCCGTTGCAGGTCTAATAGGCTTAGGGGAAATTATTAAGCGTTTAGAGGCTCACGATGAAAAATTCATAGAAATACTTAAGAGGCTTGATAGACATGATGAAAAGTTCATCGAGATACTTAAGCGTCTAGATTCCCATGATAAAAAATTCATTGAAATGCTCAAGCGTCTAGATGCTCATGATGCAAAGTTCGTTGAAATATTTAAACGCTTAGAAGCCCATGATGAAAAGTTTGCTGAAATATTTAAGCGTCTGGATACCCATGATGAAAAATTCGTTGAGATACTCAAACGTTTAGAAGTTCATGATGAAAAGTTCATTGAAATACTTAAAAGGCTTGATAGGCATGAAGATGAGATCGCTGAGCTTAGGAAGGATATGGATAAGGGTTTTGAGCTCATGCATAGGCATATATCTGCTCTTGGAGCTAGGTGGGGGATGATGGCGGAGGATGCTTTCAGAGAGGGGTTAAGGGGGCTCCTTGAGAAGGAGTTTGGGCTTAAGGTTGAGAGGTGGAGGGGGTATGATGAAAATGGCTTTGTCTTCGGCTATCCAAGCAATGTTGAAGTTGACGTAGCAGTCAAGGATGAGAAGATTATATTAATCGAAATTTCATCGCATATAAGAGCCTCAGACGTATTCCAGTTCAAGAGGAAGGCAGAGCTTTATCAAATGAAGACTGGAAGGAAGCCTGATAGACTCCTCATCGTAACGCTTTACGCTGATGAAAAAGCGCTGGAGGCATCAAAAATGCTTGGAATAGAAGTCTACACAAACATCTAA